Proteins encoded by one window of Paenibacillus urinalis:
- a CDS encoding Type 1 glutamine amidotransferase-like domain-containing protein has translation MPLFLTANGLYSKHTMAQFLSLLPQVKTDLTACIITTADIQYKNKSKHAVRTKDLFYAIGFAKVDYVDLDTDPANLLLNYDVVHINGGNPLYLLARVKDSGAHEILAFMLSEGKLVSGQSAGAAIFGSTIQHADILHPEWNETLLTEFSGLGVLRAAILPHSNRYRTASYETVVKKAMEEITDPILFLGDGEYIILP, from the coding sequence ATGCCGCTATTTCTAACGGCGAACGGACTGTATTCGAAGCACACAATGGCACAATTTCTTAGTTTGCTTCCCCAGGTGAAGACAGATCTAACTGCTTGTATTATAACAACGGCGGATATTCAGTATAAAAATAAAAGCAAGCACGCGGTCAGAACAAAAGATTTGTTCTACGCCATTGGTTTTGCGAAGGTCGATTATGTGGATTTGGATACAGACCCTGCAAATTTATTGCTGAATTATGATGTTGTACATATTAATGGGGGGAACCCTTTATATCTGCTGGCTCGAGTTAAAGATTCCGGTGCGCATGAAATTCTGGCATTTATGCTGTCAGAAGGTAAGCTGGTATCTGGGCAAAGTGCAGGGGCTGCGATATTCGGAAGCACTATTCAGCATGCCGATATTCTTCATCCTGAATGGAACGAGACCCTGTTGACCGAATTTAGTGGACTCGGTGTGCTTCGAGCGGCAATTCTGCCTCATAGCAACCGATATCGTACAGCTTCCTATGAGACTGTCGTGAAGAAGGCGATGGAAGAGATTACGGATCCTATTCTTTTTCTAGGTGACGGAGAATATATCATTCTTCCCTAA